The genomic region CTATGTGTCATTTCTCAGTCTCCCTCGTCAATATCTCCTGAAGTTTTGAAAAATACCAATATAAAAATAATACATTCCATTAAGTCAGATACCGATAAAAGGATTTTAGCTGAAGCGTTGTCCTTAACCCCTTCACTCTACGATAGTCTAGATAAGCTAGACGTAGGGGAGGCTCTATTGTCATCACCTAATATTAAGATACCTGTAGTCCTAAAAATAAGAGAAGAAGATTCGAAACAAACGAAATAAAGATAAAACTAAAAAATTTAATCCTCTTCAGAAGGCTTCTCTGACTTGTTATCCTTTCCTCCAGTTCCACCAGACTTCTTACCCGCAGCTACTAGATCATCTATTCTGAGTATCAGTGTGGTAGCCTCTGTGGCTGCCTTGATGGCATTCATCTTTACTAGAGCTGGCTCTATTACGCCCCTTGCCCAGTTATCAGTGGGTTGACCTGTATTGAGATCCACGCCGTACCACTTATTTGCCTCATTCTCATGGAGGGACCTTAGTTTCATCAATTGATCTATAGGATCGAAACCAGCATTCTCTACCAATATCATCACAAGGCTCTCCAGAGCATTAGCGTAAGCCTCTATTGCTAGCTGTTCCTTACCTCCAACTTGTGGAGCCTTCTTCCTCAACCTCTTTGCAATCTCGATTTCCACCGCTCCTCCGCCTGCTACTGCTCTGCCATCCTTGATGACGTCAGCGACTGTTCCTAAGGCATCCCTCAAGGCCCTCTCAGTCTCGTCTACCACTCTTTCTAGACCTCCTCTGATAAGTATACTGATGGCCTTAGGATTCTTGGCTCCCTCCACAAAGACCATCTTATCTTCTCCTATCTTTCTCTCCTCTACAAGTGCTGCATGTCCTAGATCTTGTTCTGATATTTCTTCAATATTGGATACTACCCTACCTCCTGTGGCTCTTGCTAACTTCTCTAGATCGCTCTTCTTTGCTCTCCTTACCGCTAGAATTCCTTTCTTAGCCAAGTAAGACTGGGCTACCTCATCAATACCCTTCTGGCAAATTATTACGTTTGCCCCTGTTTTGGCTATCATATCAACTTTTTCCTTGATAATGTTCTCTTCTTCCTGTAGGAATCTCTCCATCTGGGTGGGATCGTTGATCCTAATCTCAGCGTCTAGCTCTGGCTTTTCTACCTCTAATGGTGCGTCGATCAAAGCTATCTTAGCATTCTCTACCCTCTTAGGCATTCCAGGGTGTACTACTTCTTTATCCACTATTATTCCATATATTAGTTGAGTATCGTTTATACTGCCTCCTGCCTTCTTGACTATCTGAATGTTGTCCAGATCCACATACCACTTATCCCCTCTAAGTTCCGCTACTTGGGATACGGCCTTAACTACCACATCGCTTAGATACTCCCTTGACCCAGCAACTGCCTTGCTACTCAATGAGGTCATAGCAACCTTCTTCATCAACTCAACATCATTAATGCTAATTGGTTGCGCTATCTCTTGGATAGTCTGAAGAGCTACTTCCTCAGCCTTCTTATAACCACTAATGATAATGGTTGGGTGTACCTCCTTGTATAGTAGATCCTCTGCTTTCCTGACTAGTTCTCCTGATAGAATCACAGCAGTCTTAGTTCCGTCAGCTGTCTCTTCGTCTTGACCCTTAGCTATCTGAACTA from Metallosphaera sedula DSM 5348 harbors:
- the thsB gene encoding thermosome subunit beta, which codes for MASQATVATTPEGIPVIILKEGSSRAFGKEALRANIAAVKAVEEALRTTYGPRGMDKMLVDSLGDITITNDGATLLDKMDLQHPAAKLLVQIAKGQDEETADGTKTAVILSGELVRKAEDLLYKEVHPTIIISGYKKAEEVALQTIQEIAQPISINDVELMKKVAMTSLSSKAVAGSREYLSDVVVKAVSQVAELRGDKWYVDLDNIQIVKKAGGSINDTQLIYGIIVDKEVVHPGMPKRVENAKIALIDAPLEVEKPELDAEIRINDPTQMERFLQEEENIIKEKVDMIAKTGANVIICQKGIDEVAQSYLAKKGILAVRRAKKSDLEKLARATGGRVVSNIEEISEQDLGHAALVEERKIGEDKMVFVEGAKNPKAISILIRGGLERVVDETERALRDALGTVADVIKDGRAVAGGGAVEIEIAKRLRKKAPQVGGKEQLAIEAYANALESLVMILVENAGFDPIDQLMKLRSLHENEANKWYGVDLNTGQPTDNWARGVIEPALVKMNAIKAATEATTLILRIDDLVAAGKKSGGTGGKDNKSEKPSEED